The Odocoileus virginianus isolate 20LAN1187 ecotype Illinois chromosome 13, Ovbor_1.2, whole genome shotgun sequence genome includes the window caaagagtcggacacaaatgaagcaacttagcatgcatgcacacacacacacacacatatatgtataagtatatataaaacaatataccTAACTAGCCCCCTCAAAAAAATATCACACTATTTGTGATGAAAAGAAGTATTTagaaagtcagaaaggaaaacagtctaataaatgtctctctctgtctcttttttaaaaggcagagctTCTCCTTGCCATTCATTATTCAGGTAGCTATTACACAGCTGTTCGAGAGTGTGGGTGGTTTTCATGGAAAACAGCATTAATAATTCAAGTCTTTTAAGAAATCAGAAGTGAAACTCTAAGCCTCAACTAGGTTTCTAAAATCATatagttaaaatataaataaataaaatctgattcATCAGAAAGTtactatgaaaaatacaaaatataatttagaaaatgtaacTACTCCACTAAAAAGACAGAGGCAGCTAAGTAGATTATTTCAAGGTATATTAATTTAAGGTATTATTTTAGCGAGGTAGCAAAAAAGCAAAGTTCTTATTTAAACTAAGGATGGTTGCTTTAAAAACAAGCTCAAAAGTCTTAGAAGTAAGTTCAAGTCTAACAGCTGTGTTACGTAAAGGCCTTCTACAGTTGCTCTGAGAAATCCCTATTGACATGAGAATTAAGACCCATCCAATTTGTAGTCCAGGGATACTTAATATGATTAAAACAAAGATGCAACTGGACATTAACAGCTCCTTTAAGGGAAATCACTTCCTTTAGGATTACACACCCAGCAAGCCTCCCACTACATTTATCACTCAATTTATGGATCAAAATGACAAGTGTTTAAACTTCCATGATGATGAGATATAAATGAATGCAAGCTAATTTAAAGACAGACATGAGATTATCCTAAGCAGTTATAAAGATCAAgttaattttggagttctcaaaTCTTTCAGCTTTTTCATTTACTCATGTCAttaaaacaaaataggaaaaaaaacattCCCCTTGAAGACTATCTGACCTTACTTTCTATTCTATGTCTCCAGAACTATTTACCATAAGCCACAATTTTCGCTTTAAGAGTGAAGTAAAATGGCGCAGTGAGGAAAAATAAGTGGCCTCTAACCAATATTTCCTAGATTAACTTATTGGATTTTTGTATGTTTCCACTGATAAAAGACTTTAGTTTAAAAGAGACAGCTATTATGGTTtacataaaatacacatatgACCTCTGTGGACAATAGAACATTTATAACAGAAGCATTTTCCTGAGAAGTTTGATGCAGTAATTAGGTAGGTCTGAGGTGTTTTCTTGATATTTGACTCTACAAAACAAAATaccttataaaaaaataattgacaCCTTAAAAAAAAGTACTGTGTACCCCTTGTATATCAAGCTCAGGAACACATTACATCCATCCCAAAAGATTAGGGTTTTCTGTTCAATTATAATGTTATTTAGCAGTTCACAGTacacctaaaactgctctaaaaagcaACACTGTCAAACTGCATTCTATCAAATGCCACAATCCTGTaagttgttatttaaaaatacacagaagggtTCAACCACcaaataaatttcagaaacacACCACCTCTCCTCAGAGATTCACACGCACTTCAGCATAAAAGAGGTTCTAAGAAGTCCTATGACAGAGAAACCCAATTTATTTAACTTAACCTAACACTCCCAGACCAATCTGGCCATAAAACTCACTTTCATGGTATACTTATCTCGGAGGATGCTGTTAGTCCACCataaattaattagaaaactATGAtctcagtggggcttcccaggcggcactcctggtaaagaaccagcctgctaatgaggagactgagagacgcgggttcgacccctgggttgggagaatcccctggagaagggcacggcaacccatacTACTCCTCCCATAGTCTggactggagaagcccatggacacagaagcctggtgggttacagtctacagggttgcaaagctGGACGcgagtgaagcaacttagtatgcacccACGATCTAAATAAATGTAAGTAATAATTGTTACTAATTCTCATATGACTAAATTTGCTGTGGTGGGTAAGAAAATCTTGGAATAAGTTGTACCTTATTATTTCTGCCAACAATTAAGCCTTCAGGTAACTGCTAAATAAAAGCCAGGGCTCATGAAAATAGTTTGATTCGAAAAAATGTAAGGTTTCATCAAAGTTATCTCATCTCCAAGTTCCCCCACAGCATGCTTGAGTAAGTTTATTACATTGAAAAGCTCAATGAAGCCACCACCCTTGGCAAAAAGAGTCCTGCTGTTCAGAGTAAGAACCTAATGTTTAACCTAACATTTAAACAGGTTAGATCTCCTCTGATGtaaaaataacatgtattttagagatgagaaaaataaagtccagAGAGATTAAATACCTTGCCTCTTTGGAAGGTTCAAATCCAAACGCCGACTACAAAATACTGTCTCCCCTGTAACATGGTGTTTCAAACTCTTACAACTCCTTTAAAGAGCTGCTTAATTTTAACCCCTTGTGAGTAAGTCATCACCCTCTTGCGGTGCTTTTATCAAATAGAAGCATGCTCCCCAGTCTTTAATGTCACAGCTCCCAGAGTTCTATATTTTCCTGGTATGCTGGGGTAAATGGCATAGCCCTTCCAAGGAGAGGGGGTCAGGACCCTGGCACACACTGAGCCCGTCAACTGAGAGGCTCCCATACAAAAGCTGAGTACAGCCAAAAGAAATTCAACCTGTTGACTCTTTCCCTCCCACTGCCAGTTTCCAGccctaaaaataaacacaaaaacaaagcTACATGCAATATCATTGGAAGAAAAACCCCAAGTCCCAACCATTTGAACAGGGGAAGGCGACACAGGAGAAACTAAAGGATCCGGATGGGACAGCTGAAACATCTCAGGTTTAAACTTGGCATTCGCTATCTTCACACATTCCTCAAGCGTCGTGATGAATGTATTACACGTGGCACTAAGGAGAGACGAGGCTTCATTCatgttctgaaaaataatatgcaaagagttgaacagactCATATATAATTATGTGGATTCATATACCGTCATATAATCAAGTAATAAACATTACCTTCAATGGGCACCTTATTAGATTATGTtcaaatctatttaaaatacattaccTTAGCAAActaaatcaatgaatgaataaaaattatctgTCTCTCAGGCAAACAATATATGAAATTATACTCCATGAAAAAATAACTCTTACATTTAAACCAAGCATCATATTGAAAAGCTGTGTACAAAAaacttatcttaaaaaaaaaaacataaactagACTGTAAGCCCCTAAGTGTCAGAATTCCAAAGGTGATCACAGTAGTGGAATACCATGACGATGACTTAAGAGGCAGGCAGGATTCATGCCTACCCCATGCACGTTATCATACCATCTCTCCCTTGGTAGAATACAAACTCCAAGGTTTTTTTTAAGACAGCAGAGTGTCCTGCCCCTGGGCGATGAATATAGACTGGTATAAGTCAGTCACATTGATTCCATGATCCTTTGTCAAATACTCATTTTTCCTACTTTCCACTGACTCAGACTAAAAAGATAATGAGAAGTCTGCTGGGGTTCTGGAATTTTCATGCTCTGATAAAAGCCAAGGAGAGCAAATTGAGACTCTCTCTACCACGGCCACCCCACTGCCTCCTGCTTCTGTGAGACCTTGCAGCAGCATAGAAGGCTCGGCATGAGGAGAAAGAACCAACACACCAAGAATGGCAGAGTGGAAGGAAGGCACTCTGCCTTCCTGACACTGTCAGGAAGTGGGGTGGGGTCCCTGACACTGTCCCTTAGCCACTGGAGCAGATGCAAGGGCACCTGCCTCTGGAGCGCCTGCAGTGAAGCAGCAAGTGCCTTCAAGTTTAACATACCTACATTCAGAGACAACTGCCATGATCCTTCCCCAGGAGGAGAAGGCCCCCATAGAAGCAGGAAGGTTTCGTGTCCCACTACTCCCAAGTCAGGCAAAAGGGAACTGGGAACCATGCTGGTCTTTCACCCAGAGAGCAGGAAGGCTCACTGTCCTACTTTATCAGAAAGAATGAGCCTATTTCATAGCCAGGTCTcataaatctgaattttaattCTTATATCACTGCTCTAAGAGGATTTTTTTCACGTTCTTTTATAACGCCAAATTATTAACCCTCAATAGCTAAGCTAGAACcttattagaaaagaaagaacatagCAGCTGTCCAGTGAACTCATGCAGTCCGTCTAGGGAACAGAGGCTGTATGTAATGCTTCTTCCCCACCCCAACTATCAAAGTATCAACTGGCTATAAAGACAGGCCTtgattccttggagaaatgtgcTGCCTGCTGCTTTACTCTGGTTATACAGGCCAAATCTAAAAGATCATACACATTTCCAGATAGTCTACAGTACAAGAGGTCTGACGCTGAGAATAACTTGTCTTGAAAATGCTCCTCAGTCACCTTATGTGAAGGTGCTCACCCACCATGTGTGCAGGAAAGCATAACCAGACATGAAAGGATCATCTTGGATATACCTCTATGCTGAGCGATGAATGACTCTCATCATGGTGAACAAATTCTTGGATCGTATGAACTTGCTTCATTAGGAGGTCACAGTACAGGCGAAGTTCAGACATTTTGGTTTTCAGAGACTCACTGGTTTCACTTATTTCTGAAAGGAACACATGCAAACATTCAAATAGACCATTTTCATATTTTAGGGGCTAAGCAACAAAATGGAATCATTAAAAAGTAAGGCAATAGACATAAGTACCTATAGCTTAGGAGGTATGAGATCTTGAAAACAGAATGTAAAGTTTTTCCCTGAGGAAACATCATCTTTTTACATAACTAGAAAAAGCTGGCAGTCATATATCTGACATGAAGTTTAGGTAGATTAATTTCCAGAGATGGGTTGATGACAATGAATGCCTTATACAGGATATTTCCATtctatttattcatctttcatttaataagtgcttatatttctttttttgtaaattggCTTTTCTTGTCCTTTACAGTCCTTTTTCcagttctgatttttgtttttctcttaataatatacatattgaaaatttataaaagttCTTATGCATTAAAATTAGCAATCTTTCATCCATTCAAAATACTACAGATATTTTTCAAGATCTGTcagctttctttcacttttctttattgtatttCAGTATATAgaagtttttaacttttatgttGTTAAACTGCTCtatataagcatttatttttttattcctttcacagcttcattttcatataaaattgttttaagaatCTGTTTTAATTAAGAacctacttttctttctttcttatctccAAACACACTAAACATCAGCCATAATCTTAGCCACTCGATTACCAATACCTTCTAAACAGATGCGTGagcagcagagaaaggaaaaggggcACACACGGTAGATCCTGGTGCTTCTCCACATTCCTGGAGCCAGGGGCACGGCTTTGTGGCACTAGTCACAAAGGCCCTGTAGCCAGAGTGGACCAAAGCAGCTCAGATCTATCTGCCCACTTAACCTAAGTTAATTTCTACCCAAGTTTAAggccattctttcttttttattgtagtcatattatatatacacacacatatatataacaaaatttaccattttaaccatttttaaatatacaattcaaTGGCACTAAGACCATGCACATTACTATACAACcattaccaccatccatctccagaactttttcattttccccaacTGAAACTCAACACACATTAAACCCTAACTCCCCTTTTCCCCCTCCCTTAATCCCAAGATATCACCATTCTTCCTGTCTCTATGAAACAAAGACACAGAtgtggaattatacagtatgtttccttttgtgactggcttatttcattcagcGTATATTCAAAACTCATCAATGTAGGAGTTATCAGAATCTCCTTCCTTTACAAGGCTGAATAAAATTCCACCATATGTACATATCATACTATGCTTACCCATTCACCCAACTATAAACATTTGGgctgtttttatcttttggcttttGACTACTCATTCTCTCTTATCCTACCTTTAGCCATACTTTATCCATGATGTTCTTCCATATATTTGAAAACTGTTTAAATTCAACCCTTAGCCTTCATTTTTCAATATCCATATTTAGTTGCTTTCACCAATTTAAATAactgtttttaattataaaagtaatacatactctgaaaatttttgaaaatcaaaaagtatataataaaaaaatatagaaaaaaaaaccctgcaatcTCACAACCAAAATAtaaatactgttattattttcaCATTATATTTGCACATAACTGGACTAACACCATAAATTATTTgcttggctttttatttttctttttggccttgcTTTGAGGCTTGGgggaatcttagtttccagaccagggattgaacttgaggccacggcagtgaaagcaccaagtcctaaccactggactgcaatggaattcccttgctttgctTTGGAATTGGCAATATGTGAACATGGTAAAGTCAAAAGGTACAGTCAAAGGGCATAAAGGGAAAAGTGAGTCTTTTTTCCACAAATTCCTTTTGCAAAGGTAAGAACTTGACCAATACTTACATATTTTTCCTGAGCTGGCCAAGGAATGGCTACATAATTTTGAATATTGCTCTTTTTAATCAATTACCATATGACTTTGGGCATTTCCTCACATCATCAAAATTCCTCCTAAACATTTTACTGGCTACATAATATATCAGCCTACAAAAGCACTATATAGTTTACTGAACCTTTCCCCTAAATGTAAACCTTGGCAATATTTAGAGATTTTTTCATTataatgaacatttatgtacacaGATCaacatttctgattatttccctGGAATAATTTACTATAAGTGAACATAACAATTCACAtttatgtttaagaaaatattttcaccatGAAGGAAAAATGTATagttacctttttcttttttagtcctTGTATCAGTCAAACAGGCTTTGGAGCTCCCCAGAGCAACCAGCCACCTCTGTCTCTCAGCTGCATTCACTGCCTTCATGTAGAAGTGCTGCTCTCCTGGAATGATTAATTCCATTCTTGTGTTGTCAGCTGAATGGACTATGATGATAAACAAAGGCGAGATACAGTCACAGACTTAAGTAATTTGGGGAAAATCAAATCATCACTTACTGTTAAAACTTTGACTAAAACAACAAACCCTGATTTAAGACGCAGGCAGCACCACCTGCCTAACGGGCCCTCCAGGGGCACCCTCCAAGCCACCACTCTCACATATTCCCAGGTGGGCAGTCAAGTGGTGGCCGCACATGAAGAGCAAACAGCCAACAAATTAACTACTGAAATGTGAGATCTAAGAACTCCCTCCCTTGGGACCACCTGTACCACTGCCACACTTCCcacactttttttaaaactaatttcttTGAAAGCAGTGTGTGTTTTGGAacactccccacctcccacccagacCTAGGATGGTGCTTGGCATATAGATAAAGTGCAATAAATGGCAACTAAAGTAACCTTCCATCAGAACAACAGTCCTCAACCAATGAGCATCTCATAATAGCTGGGAAAACATTTTGAAGATCTCCGcttcctctccaccctcctcttcctcttctacaCTACCCCCACCCTGGATCTCAGACAAAAGCAAGCTAGCCAAGGATTATACTGAGCCAATCCTCAATCTTTGCTGTAAGATTAATTTACGTTATGTTGTcattaatcaacaaatatttactctgCTCAGAGCAGTGCTTGTAGAGGGAAAgatagaaaagggggaaaaaggtGTCTTTTCTCTAacagaggaaataattttatctaGGCAACAAActaatacagtaaaaataaagcACTGAAATGCTGAACTCTTTGATACAGAGACATCATGTGTGATAATGAAAAGTAAGAagcagaagaaagtgaaaaagcttaaGAAGGATCTGATGACAGCAGAACTTGGTTAAGAGAAAAACAGCACAAGAAAAGGCCTAGATGAGGAATTGAATGCAGTATGTACTAAGGATATCAGGAGACAGGCCTAAATAGTCTTGTGTTGGATTACAAAATAATGATATATTCATGAATACACAAGCTGAGTGGAGTCAAATGATGAGAGGCCCAGAAAGTTTGGCAGAAGCCCTAGCTTAGATGATCAATTACTGAAAATACTGACCAGATGCTCAGTGTACTATGGCAAATAAGTGCCACAAAAGTTTAGTTATCCTATTATTCTACTTATAAAGACCATTCTTGGATAttttgttgttcggtcactaagtcatgtctgactctttgcgaccccaaggaatgcagcacaccagtcttccctgtctttcacaatctcccaagtttcct containing:
- the PLEKHA3 gene encoding pleckstrin homology domain-containing family A member 3 isoform X1 → MEGVLYKWTNYLTGWQPRWFVLDNGILSYYDSQDDVCKGSKGSIKMAVCEIKVHSADNTRMELIIPGEQHFYMKAVNAAERQRWLVALGSSKACLTDTRTKKEKEISETSESLKTKMSELRLYCDLLMKQVHTIQEFVHHDESHSSLSIENMNEASSLLSATCNTFITTLEECVKIANAKFKPEMFQLSHPDPLVSPVSPSPVQMMKRSVSHPGSCSTERSSHSIKEPVSSLHRFSQRRRRTYSDTDSCNDVPLEDPDRPVHCSRNTLNGDLASATIPEESRFTAKKKSESEDPLLSFSS
- the PLEKHA3 gene encoding pleckstrin homology domain-containing family A member 3 isoform X2, with protein sequence MRVGSRRTPAQGWQPRWFVLDNGILSYYDSQDDVCKGSKGSIKMAVCEIKVHSADNTRMELIIPGEQHFYMKAVNAAERQRWLVALGSSKACLTDTRTKKEKEISETSESLKTKMSELRLYCDLLMKQVHTIQEFVHHDESHSSLSIENMNEASSLLSATCNTFITTLEECVKIANAKFKPEMFQLSHPDPLVSPVSPSPVQMMKRSVSHPGSCSTERSSHSIKEPVSSLHRFSQRRRRTYSDTDSCNDVPLEDPDRPVHCSRNTLNGDLASATIPEESRFTAKKKSESEDPLLSFSS